The proteins below are encoded in one region of Flavobacterium sp. IMCC34852:
- a CDS encoding response regulator produces MEVSVLIIDDHSPIIEGYKSILAYNPYGYNLTIQTALSCESAYELISTTTTSFDVVMMDYTMPPFPEKNIHSGADLVPIIRQYLPYAKIMMMTSHSSSLLLLKLMEECKPEGLLVKSDFSAQELIIAFDVIVRGENYFSSTIHGLMNEASKKVKVLDSYNQQIILLLSEGIKTKNLPDHLHLSKSAIDKRKVFIKEFFDLEKGSDEDIIREARKQGFI; encoded by the coding sequence ATGGAAGTAAGCGTATTAATCATTGATGATCATTCTCCTATCATTGAAGGCTATAAATCGATACTGGCTTACAATCCTTATGGTTATAATTTAACTATTCAAACTGCGCTTAGTTGTGAATCGGCTTATGAGTTGATTTCAACGACTACAACTTCTTTTGATGTGGTGATGATGGATTATACCATGCCGCCATTTCCGGAAAAAAATATCCATTCGGGCGCTGATTTGGTTCCGATAATCAGACAATATTTGCCTTATGCTAAAATCATGATGATGACTTCACATTCTTCATCGTTATTATTGTTGAAACTGATGGAGGAATGCAAACCCGAAGGTTTATTGGTTAAAAGTGATTTTTCAGCCCAAGAATTAATAATTGCCTTTGATGTCATAGTTAGAGGAGAAAACTACTTCAGCAGTACTATTCATGGCCTGATGAATGAAGCTTCAAAGAAGGTTAAGGTTTTAGACAGTTATAATCAGCAAATCATCTTGCTTTTATCAGAAGGCATCAAAACAAAAAATCTTCCGGATCACTTACACCTTTCTAAAAGTGCTATCGACAAACGCAAAGTGTTTATCAAAGAGTTTTTTGATTTAGAAAAAGGCTCCGATGAAGACATTATCAGAGAAGCCAGAAAACAGGGATTTATTTAA